In one Kluyveromyces marxianus DMKU3-1042 DNA, complete genome, chromosome 4 genomic region, the following are encoded:
- the MCK1 gene encoding serine/threonine/tyrosine protein kinase MCK1 has protein sequence MSMQRLDEYVANDVISNKSNIKREMLVKEYKKIGQGAFGTVVQAYLTPDNQKWLGPFAIKKVPAQTEYKSRELEILRIADHPNVVKLEYFYTHVSPTDHKVYQHLAMECLPEMLQNEILRYKKNNLELPLKHVKLYTYQIARGMLYLHALGICHRDIKPSNVLVDPQTGILKICDFGSAKKLESNQPSISYICSRYYRAPELIVGCTQYTTKIDIWGLGCVLGEMLLGKAVFQGHQPLLQLHEITKLLGPPDKRFIFFSNPSYNGPLFSKPLFEGPPRARFEKYFGYAGPDGVDLLMSVLVYEPEKRASPRRILAHPFFDDLRNERYFFPSGNSQPKRLPPLYDFSDFELQVIGDLLPQIQPKQD, from the coding sequence ATGTCTATGCAAAGGTTGGATGAATACGTCGCCAACGATGTTATTAGTAACAAATCAAACATCAAGCGAGAGATGCTTGTAAAGGAgtacaaaaaaataggTCAAGGGGCCTTCGGTACCGTTGTACAAGCATATTTAACACCAGATAATCAAAAGTGGCTTGGTCCCTTTGCGATCAAAAAGGTTCCTGCTCAGACTGAGTATAAGTCCAGAGAATTAGAGATCTTGCGGATCGCGGACCACCCTAATGTGGTGAAATTAGAGTACTTTTACACTCATGTATCCCCAACAGATCACAAAGTATACCAACATCTAGCCATGGAGTGTTTGCCAGAGATGCTTCAAAACGAGATTTTACGAtataaaaagaacaacttGGAGCTACCGCTAAAACATGTGAAATTATACACCTACCAGATTGCAAGAGGTATGCTTTACTTACATGCATTAGGAATATGCCATAGAGATATCAAACCTTCCAACGTTTTAGTCGATCCACAAACAGgtattttgaagatttgtGATTTCGGATCCGCTAAAAAATTGGAGTCCAACCAACCTTCGATAAGTTACATTTGTTCGAGATATTATAGAGCTCCAGAGTTGATCGTTGGGTGCACACAATATACAACAAAGATAGATATTTGGGGTTTGGGATGCGTTTTAGGGGAAATGCTACTAGGAAAGGCTGTTTTCCAAGGACACCAGCCACTACTACAACTACATGAGATCACCAAATTGCTCGGCCCACCAGATAAAAggtttatcttcttctcaaacCCCTCCTATAATGGCCCATTGTTCTCAAAGCCCCTCTTTGAAGGCCCTCCCAGAGCAAGATTCGAAAAGTACTTTGGTTATGCAGGACCAGATGGTGTGGATTTATTGATGAGTGTATTAGTTTATGAACCTGAGAAAAGAGCTTCTCCTAGAAGAATCCTTGCTCATCCCTTCTTTGATGATCTAAGAAATGAACGTTATTTCTTCCCAAGTGGAAACTCGCAACCTAAACGCTTACCACCTTTATACGACTTCTCAGACTTTGAACTACAGGTTATCGGTGATCTATTACCCCAGATACAGCCAAAACAAGATTGA
- the RPL25 gene encoding 60S ribosomal protein uL23 has translation MAPSTKATAAKKAVVKGTNGKKALKVRTSASFRLPKTLKLARSPKYATKAVPHYNRLDSYKVIEQPITSETAMKKVEDGNTLVFQVSLKANKYQIKKAVKELYEVDVLNVNTLVRPNGTKKAYVRLTADYDALDIANRIGYI, from the exons ATGGCTCCATCTA CTAAGGCTACTGCTGCTAAGAAGGCTGTTGTTAAGGGTACCAATGGTAAGAAGGCTTTGAAGGTCAGAACCTCTGCTTCCTTCAGATTGCCAAAGACCTTGAAGTTGGCTAGATCCCCAAAGTACGCTACCAAGGCTGTCCCACACTACAACAGATTGGACTCTTACAAGGTTATCGAACAACCAATCACTTCTGAAACTGCCatgaagaaggttgaaGACGGTAACACCTTGGTCTTCCAAGTCTCCCTAAAGGCCAACAAGTACCAAATCAAGAAGGCTGTCAAGGAATTATACGAAGTTGATGTCTTGAACGTTAACACTTTGGTCAGACCAAACGGTACCAAGAAGGCTTACGTCAGATTGACTGCCGACTACGATGCCTTGGATATCGCCAACAGAATTGGTTACATCTAA
- the GAS4 gene encoding 1,3-beta-glucanosyltransferase, translating to MYSVILLLMTIGVVNVLADIHPIEIRGKHFYDTVTNEPFFIRGIDYQPGGSSDVAEDRDPLSDVSVCSRDIPLFQDLGINAVRVYSLNPDLNHDKCMTMLASAGIYLILDVNSPLTNQHLNRYEPWTTYNPTYLEHVFKLMGQFMTYNNTFGFIAGNEIVNDKRSAERSPPYIRQLVSDMKGFIAAHSPRTIPVGYSAADDLKYRVSLSKYLECEDKDAHDSSVDFYGVNSYQWCGDQDFQSSGYDKLVEAYKDYSKPVFFSEFGCNEVTPRKFGEIPTLYSDKMYHTFSGGLVYEFTQEINNYGLVSVNEETDDVYLLEDFEALKEQYKQTPHPRAADLKLVQDQVKSRIMSNSPSCANKYTNLDITAKVVPKLATEFIRRGVKCNKGKYVDLEKSDLVSNSKYFDAKGNQLSKVPKMSVVNDINSVKLKEPEKKASNSATGIKASKSNIIIGCIMVFGVVLDMFSIVFV from the coding sequence ATGTATTCTGtcatccttcttcttatgACGATAGGAGTTGTCAATGTCCTAGCAGATATACATCCAATTGAAATTCGTGGAAAGCACTTTTATGATACTGTCACCAATGAACCTTTCTTTATTAGAGGTATTGATTACCAACCAGGTGGTTCAAGCGACGTAGCTGAGGACAGAGATCCATTATCAGATGTTTCAGTATGTTCGAGAGATATTCCTTTGTTTCAAGATTTGGGAATTAATGCAGTTCGTGTCTACTCATTAAATCCAGATTTAAACCACGACAAATGTATGACCATGTTGGCAAGTGCTGGTATCTATTTGATATTAGATGTGAACTCTCCTTTAACAAATCAACATTTGAATAGATACGAGCCTTGGACCACATACAATCCAACCTACTTGGAACATGTGTTCAAATTAATGGGTCAATTTATGACTTACAATAATACATTTGGATTCATTGCTGGGAATGAAATTGTAAACGACAAAAGGTCAGCTGAAAGATCACCTCCTTACATAAGACAGTTGGTAAGTGACATGAAAGGATTCATTGCTGCTCATTCACCCAGAACAATTCCGGTTGGATACTCTGCCGCTGACGATTTGAAATATAGAGTATCATTGTCTAAATACTTGGAGTGTGAAGATAAAGATGCACACGATTCATCAGTAGACTTCTATGGGGTAAACTCTTACCAATGGTGTGGGGATCAAGATTTTCAAAGTTCTGGATATGATAAATTGGTTGAAGCTTATAAGGACTACTCAAAACCAGTTTTTTTCTCCGAATTTGGTTGCAATGAAGTAACTCCAAGGAAGTTCGGTGAAATACCAACATTATACTCAGATAAGATGTATCACACTTTTAGCGGAGGTTTGGTCTATGAATTTACTCAAGAGATAAATAACTATGGTTTAGTGTCTGTTAATGAGGAAACAGATGATGTTTACTTATTGGAGGACTTCGAGGCGTTGAAAGAGCAATACAAGCAAACACCACACCCAAGAGCGGCAGATTTAAAACTAGTGCAAGATCAAGTTAAGTCTAGAATAATGAGCAACAGCCCATCGTGCGCTAATAAATATACTAACCTTGATATCACTGCGAAGGTTGTTCCCAAATTAGCTACCGAGTTTATTAGAAGAGGTGTCAAATGcaacaaaggaaaatacgttgatcttgaaaagaGTGATTTGGTTTCCAATAGCAAGTATTTCGATGCAAAGGGGAATCAATTGAGCAAGGTGCCTAAGATGTCCGTTGTCAACGATATAAACTCTGTAAAACTAAAAGAGccagaaaaaaaggcaTCCAATTCTGCCACTGGAATCAAGGcttcaaaatcaaacatAATCATTGGTTGTATTATGGTATTTGGTGTAGTGTTAGATATGTTTTCTATCGTTTTTGTATAG
- the BXI1 gene encoding Bxi1p: MTEPSVSTPFIPDDFKYSTKVSSCENEIKLRFLRNVYSILLFQLTLTFAFGLYVYNSPKLQYFIVTKLWVDILAIVIGLVTCIWLSFAPSSTDEENEPWYVLSFPQQLALLFVFTLAEAYSLSIVVVVYRPEVILNAVMMTLFVVIGITTTLMSTNYFKIYDFQKWYYWLNMLLWVMIGFSLSSIFFSFNTNLDLLISWVGVILFTGYIFVDTQLILRKVLIGEEIKCAMMLYLDIINLFLYILRILSRNEDD, encoded by the coding sequence ATGACTGAACCTAGTGTTTCTACACCTTTTATCCCAGATGACTTCAAATATTCTACCAAGGTCAGTTCCTgtgaaaatgaaataaagtTGAGATTCTTAAGGAATGTGTACtcaatattgttatttCAACTAACTTTGACTTTCGCCTTTGGTCTGTATGTGTACAACTCCCCGAAGCTTCAATATTTCATTGTGACAAAATTATGGGTTGATATTCTAGCTATAGTTATTGGGTTGGTCACTTGTATCTGGTTGAGTTTTGCACCTTCGTCTACCGATGAGGAAAATGAACCCTGGTATGTGCTCTCATTCCCACAGCAGCTTgctttgttgtttgtttttacGTTGGCAGAAGCTTATTCGCTTTCCATCGTAGTGGTTGTGTACAGGCCAGAGGTAATCTTAAACGCTGTGATGATGACTTTATTCGTCGTAATTGGTATCACGACGACACTAATGTCAACGAACTATTTTAAGATTTATGACTTCCAAAAATGGTATTACTGGCTTAACATGTTACTTTGGGTTATGATCGGATTCTCTTTATCCTctatcttcttcagttttAATACAAACTTAGATCTATTAATCAGTTGGGTTGGGGTCATTCTTTTCACAGGATATATTTTCGTTGATACCCAGCTAATATTACGGAAAGTACTTATCGGTGAAGAGATAAAATGCGCAATGATGCTTTATTTGGATATTATTAATTTGTTCTTATACATTTTAAGAATCTTGTCGCGCAACGAAGATGATTGA
- the SKP2 gene encoding putative SCF ubiquitin ligase complex subunit SKP2, whose amino-acid sequence MRGLQLFGVGKKNVSEENGLYSRGRSEKDQYTKLQGPHLLGLPDKILERVLENLDLQTYLSLIRVNKKFYQFICERFLFKNVVLTNKMSLLQFNALIQCQSLTLRNDISYLVRSVEFVDPECHDSLFKYSKYYRTDSSGTMIGGTYSFAERQGRSNDIMLNSSRSTSLSSVRSRTKQNSTEIHQRLAKLESKFNNYTYIELMLNIIDYLPNLSHIILSQVEQNFKVPLWYSVLNDGSKEFMKKIIKGQGSMTVEDLRSFKVSNEWIRQYEETFQSLSRFKRLSIKAKTNLALRPNHLCCFGVFEELMLENVTITTESLDTPLEYLPLYLRIGRDKRLDLHLPVLSLELKSCTIKPGNGLMRLIYSYFFPVRKLSLYNLQSKFDLLLINCFPSLSHLTLDCNSKCFVDVVPVDESYYFPDEPAQDVLDDVQTLINSSKRTKLTTPPPTTPVVVVMNKGKLVNNEPSVHRKPALLTTTQANYFQSASISPFHCYFHHFKRLWERIPNSGVHLTIVNIPFTNVFPLVPELVWERFLTNDSDTLYGDSDSENEEERDEFWWDSSIRDYLEETIGVSNNLDDSHEELEPQKWNDLHRINSFKDIPNVNVWFFLKLISKFQSVEIHMLRQWLFCTPRTRYDWELLLKPVLNGKVPVTVKDNAGYLLYSYGSTIQKR is encoded by the coding sequence atgagagGATTGCAGCTATTCGGTGTcggaaaaaagaatgttAGCGAAGAAAATGGTCTTTATTCGCGGGGAAGAAGCGAAAAAGACCAATATACGAAGCTACAGGGTCCGCATTTGCTAGGTTTACCTGACAAGATTTTGGAACGTGTGTTGGAAAACTTGGACCTCCAAACATACTTGTCTCTGATACGGGTCAATAAGAAGTTTTACCAGTTCATTTGTGAACggtttttgttcaaaaatgtTGTTCTCACGAACAAAATGTCATTATTGCAATTTAATGCATTGATTCAGTGCCAAAGTCTTACCTTAAGGAACGATATTAGTTATCTGGTTAGATCGGTGGAATTTGTGGACCCTGAATGCCATGACTCGCTTTTTAAGTATAGCAAATATTATAGAACAGATTCTTCTGGTACAATGATAGGAGGGACCTATTCTTTTGCTGAGAGACAAGGACGCTCGAATGATATCATGTTAAACTCATCTAGGTCGACATCACTATCCTCTGTAAGGTCCAGAACTAAACAGAACTCGACAGAAATTCATCAGCGTCTAGCAAAATTGGAATCAAAATTCAATAACTACACTTATATTGAATTGATGTTGAACATTATTGATTATCTTCCAAACTTGTCGCATATCATTCTATCACAAGTTGAGCAGAATTTTAAAGTACCGCTCTGGTATTCTGTGCTCAACGATGGCTCTAAGGAGTTtatgaaaaagataatcAAGGGACAAGGCTCTATGACAGTAGAGGATTTAAGATCATTTAAGGTTTCGAATGAATGGATTCGACAATACGAAGAAACTTTTCAATCGCTATCACGATTCAAAAGGCTCTCTATAAAGGCAAAGACTAATTTGGCATTAAGGCCTAACCATTTGTGCTGTTTTGGCGTTTTTGAAGAGCTTATGTTGGAAAACGTTACCATTACTACAGAGTCCCTCGATACCCCTTTAGAATACCTTCCTTTATATCTTAGGATAGGTCGTGATAAGCGCTTGGATTTGCATCTTCCGGTTCTATCGTTGGAACTTAAATCTTGTACAATAAAGCCTGGGAACGGGTTGATGAGATTAATATACTCATATTTCTTTCCTGTTAGGAAACTATCATTATACAATCTTCAAAGCAAATTCGATCTTCTCTTGATTAACTGTTTCCCTTCTTTATCTCATCTCACTTTGGATTGTAATAGTAAATGTTTCGTAGATGTGGTACCTGTTGATGAATCATATTATTTCCCCGATGAACCAGCGCAAGATGTATTGGATGATGTTCAAACCCTaatcaattcttctaaACGTACGAAACTAACAACCCCTCCGCCAACTACACCAGTGGTTGTAGTGATGAACAAAGGAAAATTGGTTAATAATGAGCCGAGTGTGCACAGAAAACCTGCACTGTTAACAACAACTCAAGCTAACTACTTCCAATCAGCTTCGATATCACCATTCCATTGTTACTTTCACCATTTCAAAAGATTATGGGAACGGATCCCAAATTCTGGAGTTCACTTAACGATTGTGAATATTCCATTTACAAATGTGTTTCCTCTAGTACCAGAACTTGTATGGGAACGGTTCTTGACAAATGATTCGGATACACTTTATGGTGATAGCGATAGTGAAAACGAAGAGGAACGTGATGAATTCTGGTGGGATTCAAGCATCAGAGATtatcttgaagaaacaatCGGGGTGTCTAATAACTTGGATGACTCTCATGAAGAGTTAGAACCTCAAAAATGGAACGATTTACACAGAATAAATTCCTTCAAAGATATTCCTAACGTCAATGTTTGGTTCTTTTTGAAACTAATATCGAAGTTTCAATCGGTGGAAATACATATGCTACGTCAATGGCTGTTTTGTACTCCTCGTACCAGGTATGACTGGGAACTTTTATTAAAACCAGTGCTCAACGGTAAGGTCCCTGTTACCGTTAAAGACAACGCTGGATATTTGTTATATTCTTACGGAAGCACTATACAAAAACGATAG
- the MRPS18 gene encoding mitochondrial 37S ribosomal protein uS11m MRPS18, producing MLKTIVRPFSSTARVSQDVASFLFASTKGPESAQANEDANIVQPKNLQGGNKKGRVDESVVKYILNCRFTKNNTHFTYSAVMEDKNFLTNNEQLSYNEKYLYYLKLPQKVKFHMSTGHLGFRKAARGEYEASFQTAAKLFETLQQKKLLDKNIEIVMRDFGKGRDAFISALNGKEGNLIRRHISRISDATELKFGGVKAPRPRRL from the coding sequence ATGCTCAAGACAATTGTGAGACCATTCAGCTCTACTGCGAGAGTCAGTCAAGATGTTGCATCATTTCTATTCGCATCGACCAAGGGTCCTGAGAGTGCCCAAGCCAACGAAGACGCCAATATAGTGCAGCCTAAGAATTTACAGGGTGGAAATAAGAAGGGCAGAGTTGACGAATCGGTAGTTAAGTACATATTGAACTGCAGATTTACAAAGAACAACACTCATTTCACGTATAGTGCAGTGATGGAGgacaagaacttcttgacCAACAATGAACAACTATCCTATAACGAAAAATATCTATACTATTTGAAACTTCCACAAAAGGTCAAATTCCACATGTCTACTGGTCACCTAGGCTTCCGTAAAGCAGCTCGTGGTGAATATGAAGCGTCTTTCCAAACGGCAGCCAAGCTTTTCGAAACATTACAACAGAAGAAACTCCTTGATAAGAACATAGAAATAGTCATGAGAGATTTCGGAAAAGGAAGGGACGCCTTCATTAGCGCCTTGAACGGTAAAGAAGGAAATTTGATCAGACGTCATATCTCCAGGATATCCGATGCCACTGAATTGAAGTTCGGTGGTGTCAAGGCtccaagaccaagaagatTATGA
- the VPS68 gene encoding Vps68p: protein MEASEERLFRLPFTLPKSLSAKKICVYIAGALYGAGIWSFLDCVLYSKHGNASDMHVSFIDWVPMICSVLGMAIVSSIEKNRLLQDALSSGNFNGSQATAWQARIVLFLGFSLLASGISGSLVVLIVKFLLKDYTSYPTLGMGVNNVLANFFILMSCTFLWIGQNVEDEYNYSLTL from the coding sequence ATGGAGGCCTCTGAAGAAAGACTATTTCGACTACCCTTTACACTACCAAAGTCTCTATCAGCTAAAAAAATCTGTGTGTATATAGCTGGTGCACTATATGGAGCTGGTATTTGGTCGTTTCTAGACTGTGTTCTCTACTCAAAACATGGCAATGCGTCGGACATGCATGTTTCATTTATTGATTGGGTGCCAATGATATGCAGTGTATTAGGGATGGCAATTGTGAGttccattgaaaaaaatagattaCTTCAAGACGCTCTATCCTCGGGAAACTTTAACGGTTCCCAAGCTACTGCGTGGCAGGCCAGAATAGTACTATTCCTTGggttttctcttttagcGAGTGGTATCTCGGGAtctttggttgttttgATCGTTAAGTTTTTGTTAAAAGACTACACTTCATACCCCACTTTGGGGATGGGTGTCAACAACGTCCTTGCtaatttcttcattctAATGAGTTGCACATTTTTATGGATTGGCcaaaatgttgaagatgaataCAACTATTCGTTAACTTTATGA
- the MDH2 gene encoding malate dehydrogenase MDH2, translating into MPAVSYDVQQRDILKIAVLGAAGGIGQSLSLLLKSNASFLLPRDSSRHISLALYDVNKDAIVGTAADLSHIDTPITTTPHYPNDGNGGIARCLQDADMVIIPAGVPRKPGMSRDDLIGVNAKIIKSLGNDIAEYCDLSKVHVLVISNPVNSLVPLMVSTLANSPHSANTNIEARVYGITHLDLVRASTFVQQLNSFKSNNAPDIPVIGGHSGDTIIPVFSVLNHRASNSGYANLLDNGVRQKLVHRVQYGGDEIVQAKNGNGSATLSMAYAGFKIAAQFIDLLVGNIRTIENICMYVPLTNRYNTEIAPGSDELRSKYINGTLYFSIPLSIGINGIERVHYEIMEHLDSYERETLLPICLETLKGNIDKGLSLV; encoded by the coding sequence ATGCCAGCAGTATCATATGATGTCCAGCAACGGGATATCCTCAAGATCGCAGTTCTAGGGGCGGCAGGCGGTATTGGCCAATCCTTGTCGCTCTTGTTGAAGTCGAAcgcttcttttttgttacCACGTGACTCGTCAAGACACATAAGCCTAGCGCTATACGACGTGAACAAAGATGCCATCGTGGGCACAGCAGCCGACTTGTCACACATAGACACCCCTATCACCACCACTCCACACTACCCAAATGATGGGAATGGCGGTATCGCACGGTGCTTGCAAGATGCAGACATGGTCATCATCCCAGCAGGTGTGCCCAGAAAACCCGGTATGTCACGTGATGACCTAATCGGTGTCAACGCCAAGATCATCAAGTCGCTAGGAAACGACATCGCAGAGTACTGTGACTTGTCTAAAGTGCATGTATTGGTTATTTCGAACCCAGTGAACTCGTTGGTCCCACTGATGGTGTCGACTTTGGCAAACAGCCCACACAGTGCGAACACAAACATCGAGGCTAGAGTGTACGGGATCACCCATTTGGACCTAGTGAGAGCTTCCACCTTTGTGCAACAGCTaaactctttcaaatcaaataaCGCACCTGACATTCCGGTCATTGGTGGTCATTCCGGAGATACCATCATCCCCGTTTTTTCCGTCTTGAATCACCGCGCTTCTAACTCCGGATACGCTAATTTGCTAGATAATGGCGTTAGGCAAAAGTTGGTCCACAGAGTTCAATATGGTGGGGACGAAATCGTCCAAGCAAAGAACGGTAACGGGAGCGCGACATTATCCATGGCATACGCGGGCTTCAAAATCGCAGCACAATTCATCGACCTTTTGGTCGGAAATATCCGCACTATCGAAAATATTTGCATGTATGTTCCGCTCACTAACAGGTATAATACCGAGATCGCCCCAGGCTCTGACGAATTAAGATCAAAGTACATCAACGGAACCCTTTATTTCTCGATTCCACTTTCCATCGGAATAAACGGTATCGAAAGAGTCCACTACGAGATCATGGAACATCTAGACAGCTACGAGCGTGAGACGCTACTACCGATCTGCTTGGAAACTCTAAAGGGTAATATTGACAAGGGTCTAAGCTTGGTATAA
- the RFA2 gene encoding Rfa2p, with product MTTYQPYNEYSNVNAGGFDTSESQSSRPNTAGGQNVNTLTPVTIKQMQSAKQHVQDGPYVFMNQELHHVSFVGVIRNVADNTSNVTLTVEDGTGQIEFRKWTNDSNDMSHASQGEPNDEYNSQVAQDYSVGKYIKVYASLREFSGKMNVQYAVVKKIETFNEVLAHHLEVMKAFATVNGTLSTGGAESSNTINADGNGLFVQDNEPPKSATEKVLDFIRAQCAGKDSNSFSVQTKLIAQSLNMLEDDVRMYCQTLTEQGYIYPTFDEFTFFIL from the exons ATGACAA CATACCAACCTTACAATGAATATTCCAATGTGAACGCTGGAGGTTTCGACACCTCTGAGAGTCAATCATCAAGACCAAATACTGCCGGTGGACAAAATGTAAACACTTTGACCCCTGTTACAATAAAGCAAATGCAATCTGCAAAACAGCATGTTCAAGATGGGCCATACGTGTTTATGAACCAAGAACTTCATCATGTATCATTTGTTGGTGTGATTAGAAATGTAGCAGACAACACGTCAAATGTAACTCTAACAGTGGAGGATGGTACTGGTCAAATCGAATTCAGAAAATGGACTAACGATAGCAATGACATGTCTCATGCTTCGCAAGGGGAACCGAACGATGAGTACAATTCCCAAGTGGCACAAGATTATTCTGTaggaaaatatatcaagGTTTATGCGTCTCTAAGGGAATTTAGTGGGAAAATGAATGTGCAATATGCGGTTGTAAAGAAAATCGAAACCTTCAATGAGGTCTTGGCACACCATCTTGAAGTCATGAAAGCATTTGCGACAGTGAATGGGACATTAAGCACAGGAGGTGCTGAATCTTCAAATACCATAAATGCAGACGGAAACGGCTTGTTTGTACAGGATAATGAGCCACCGAAGTCAGCTACAGAAAAGGTATTAGATTTCATCAGAGCACAATGCGCGGGTAAAGattcaaattcattctCCGTTCAAACTAAGCTAATTGCTCAATCTTTGAATATGCTTGAAGACGATGTTAGAATGTACTGTCAGACTTTAACCGAACAAGGTTATATATATCCCACCTTTGATGAATTTactttctttattctttaa
- the KRI1 gene encoding Kri1p: MPRKKSAAKKAREAAKKQEQKVEPVSAQTKVDTANSKGDEKSKLVSDSKKETVDEVDEEEEEESSSEDEDDFGELITEEVEEGIQKVMNAIKNNETDKLLNPEVKFFEEPEKAVEKLEKTEKHKPIYLKDYHRMNLLNGGVEGEDEDMEFQTVDGKQSFVSQQKEEKAQLLNEIKDAFKVDDEENEEDGDDDGDFLKKKETKREREPASRLPDPEVDDEKFLEEFVNQQAWIPKKGDKMIDLDRAPDMEEDDEEFEDAVEEFEKAYNFRYEDPNAAEIVSYARTQATLRRAATSSRRRKRDEERALKAKEEEEKQKAVQKKKKEKINQLTDVLEQVKKEYGADIKEEHVKALTDTLLNGSFEDGKWDEVIGTIFNDEFYNQEEKPTWNEDDEIMGEFYSEQGANQEDEGEEISDSEEHKRKKSKKEKIEEKKGKKKEKKQLQEMVEKAVDERKLDIIDQVEEERGRSKEKDSEIKFRYREVSPESFGLTTREIFTADDADLNEFIGLKKFAPYRPKELRSKDKRKVMKSRRLREWRKKVFKTEEGLTGDELAIPLSENASHQTSKEKERLKNKKRKRKD; this comes from the coding sequence AtgccaagaaagaagtcCGCTGCTAAAAAGGCTAGAGAAGCTGCTAAAAAGCAGGAACAAAAGGTTGAGCCTGTTAGTGCTCAAACAAAGGTTGATACTGCAAACTCGAAGGGTGACGAAAAATCCAAGCTCGTATCTGACTCTAAAAAGGAAACTGTGGATGAAgtggatgaagaagaggaggaagaatcatcttctgaggatgaagatgatttcGGTGAATTAATCAccgaagaagttgaagaaggtatTCAAAAAGTTATGAATGCcatcaagaacaatgaAACCGATAAACTTTTAAATCCTGAAGTTAAATTCTTCGAGGAACCGGAGAAGGCAGTTGAAAAATTGGAGAAGACTGAGAAACATAAGCCAATATATTTGAAAGATTATCACAGAATGAACTTGTTGAATGGTGGGgttgaaggagaagatgaagatatgGAGTTCCAGACAGTTGACGGGAAACAATCATTTGTATCCCAGCAAAAAGAGGAGAAGGCTCAacttttgaatgaaattaaagacGCTTTCAAggttgatgatgaagaaaatgaagaagatggtgaCGATGATGGTGActttttaaagaagaaggaaaccaagagagaaagagagccTGCTTCTAGATTGCCTGACCCTGAAGTTGATGACGAAAAGTTTTTAGAGGAGTTTGTCAATCAACAGGCTTGGATTCCTAAAAAGGGTGACAAAATGATTGATTTGGATCGTGCTCCAGACATGgaagaggatgatgaagagtttgaaGATGCAGTGGAAGAATTCGAAAAAGCATACAACTTCCGTTATGAGGATCCTAATGCAGCAGAAATTGTATCGTACGCCCGTACTCAGGCAACCTTAAGAAGAGCAGCAACTTCATCCCgtagaagaaagagagatgAGGAAAGAGCTCTTAAGGCCaaagaggaggaggaaaaacaaaaagctgttcaaaagaaaaagaaggaaaagataAATCAATTAACAGATGTCTTAGAGCAAGTTAAGAAGGAGTACGGTGCTGATATCAAGGAGGAACATGTGAAGGCACTAACTGATACATTACTAAATGGATCCTTCGAAGACGGTAAATGGGATGAGGTAATCGGTACTATTTTCAACGATGAGTTCtataatcaagaagaaaagcctACCTggaatgaagatgatgaaatcaTGGGTGAATTTTACTCCGAACAAGGAGCCAACCAAGAAGACGAAGGGGAAGAAATTTCAGACTCAGAAGAACATAAGAGAAAGAAGtccaaaaaagagaaaatagaagagaagaaaggaaagaagaaggagaaaaaacAACTTCAAGAGATGGTTGAGAAAGCTGTTGACGAACGTAAGCTTGATATTATAGAccaagttgaagaagaaagaggcCGTTCGAAGGAGAAAGATTCAGAAATTAAATTTAGATATCGTGAAGTCTCTCCTGAATCATTCGGTCTAACCACTCGTGAAATCTTTACAGCAGATGACGCCgatttgaatgaattcaTAGGTCTAAAGAAATTTGCTCCTTACAGACCAAAGGAACTGAGGTCGAAGGATAAAAGAAAGGTCATGAAGAGTAGGCGACTAAGAGAATGGAGAAAGAAGGTTTTCAAAACGGAAGAAGGTCTCACTGGTGATGAGCTCGCGATCCCATTATCTGAGAATGCTAGTCATCAAACttcaaaggaaaaggaaagattgaaaaacaaaaagagaaagcGTAAAGATTAA